In Deltaproteobacteria bacterium HGW-Deltaproteobacteria-18, a genomic segment contains:
- a CDS encoding cytochrome B has product MSTKKKIYLYTRFERFWHWVQSLLIFLLLLTGFEVHGAFTLFGFQKAVEYHNYLGLTWVILFIFIVFWVVTTGEWRQYIPTTKKLFEVIGYYSSGIFKGLPHPVKKSKQAKHNPLQRLTYLGLTAILLTLQMGTGLLYWLYNDWAIWDLTFLDLRLLALIHLACAFAILAFIIIHVYMTTTGHTLTSHISAMFSGWEEVEDGEVADWEVHEKR; this is encoded by the coding sequence ATGAGCACAAAAAAGAAAATCTACCTGTACACGCGATTCGAGCGGTTCTGGCATTGGGTGCAGTCCCTGCTCATTTTCCTGCTCCTCTTGACCGGCTTCGAGGTTCATGGCGCCTTCACGCTCTTCGGTTTTCAGAAAGCGGTGGAGTACCACAACTACCTTGGCCTGACCTGGGTCATCCTCTTCATCTTCATCGTCTTCTGGGTCGTGACCACGGGTGAATGGCGGCAGTACATCCCTACCACCAAGAAGCTCTTCGAGGTCATAGGCTACTATTCATCGGGCATTTTCAAAGGCCTTCCCCACCCGGTCAAGAAGTCCAAACAAGCCAAGCACAATCCCCTGCAGCGGCTGACCTACCTTGGCCTCACGGCGATCCTGCTGACGCTGCAGATGGGCACGGGCCTTCTCTACTGGCTCTACAACGACTGGGCCATCTGGGACCTGACCTTCCTGGACCTGCGCCTGCTGGCGCTGATCCACCTGGCCTGTGCCTTCGCCATCCTGGCTTTCATCATAATCCACGTCTACATGACCACCACCGGGCACACCCTGACCAGCCACATCTCGGCCATGTTCAGCGGCTGGGAAGAAGTGGAAGATGGTGAAGTGGCGGACTGGGAAGTGCACGAAAAACGATAG
- a CDS encoding pseudouridine synthase, producing the protein MPENSPIRLNKFLADAGMASRRGADALIQGGRVCVNGLIQREPGTRVIPGQDTVLLDGAPISAKQDASCAYIMLHKPVHTVTTVNDPQGRKTVVDLLPEELRTQRLFPVGRLDYMSEGLLLLTNDGEVTLRLTHPSYEHPKKYEVLVREAVTEKSLRIMRQGMRLQEGERLAPVEVETTMDANGATLMRMTLRQGVNRQIRRMCRDLGLTILRLRRVELGPLFLGNLEPGKWRALTEAEIQTLKSSLGLN; encoded by the coding sequence ATGCCAGAAAACAGCCCCATTCGTTTGAACAAATTTCTTGCCGATGCCGGCATGGCCTCCCGTCGCGGAGCAGACGCCCTGATCCAGGGCGGACGAGTCTGCGTGAACGGACTCATCCAGCGCGAGCCCGGGACCAGGGTCATACCCGGCCAGGATACGGTGCTCCTTGACGGCGCCCCGATCTCGGCCAAGCAGGACGCCTCCTGCGCCTATATCATGCTGCACAAGCCCGTGCACACCGTGACCACGGTCAATGACCCACAGGGCCGCAAGACCGTCGTGGATCTGCTGCCCGAAGAGCTTCGCACACAGCGACTCTTTCCCGTGGGACGGCTTGATTACATGTCGGAAGGTCTGCTGCTGCTGACCAATGACGGCGAGGTCACACTGCGCCTGACGCATCCAAGCTACGAGCATCCTAAAAAATATGAAGTGCTGGTGCGCGAGGCGGTGACGGAGAAATCCCTACGCATCATGCGGCAGGGCATGCGCCTGCAGGAAGGGGAACGGCTGGCGCCGGTGGAGGTCGAGACAACGATGGACGCCAATGGGGCAACGCTCATGCGCATGACCCTGCGCCAGGGCGTGAACCGTCAGATCCGCCGCATGTGCCGCGACCTTGGGCTGACCATCCTGCGCCTGCGCCGGGTGGAATTGGGACCGTTGTTCCTGGGTAATCTTGAGCCCGGGAAATGGCGTGCCTTGACGGAGGCCGAAATCCAGACCCTGAAATCAAGCCTTGGTCTGAACTGA
- a CDS encoding carbonic anhydrase: MKEISKLLDNNKIWAQKVEKNIPGFFRKLENQHKPKFLWIGCSDSRVPADQLIGVMPGEVFVHRNISNQVINTDINLMCVLQYAIDVLKVKHIIVCGHYGCGGIDAVMKDQTPGLLAHWLENVHDLMERKGRPNLDDMCELNVKLQIRNLALNSIVRKAWQRGRNLYLHGWIYSVSNGLIHDLCITRGPDKQEKEDIEAALLLKQQGTL, from the coding sequence ATGAAAGAAATCAGCAAACTGCTTGATAACAACAAGATATGGGCCCAGAAAGTAGAAAAGAACATTCCCGGCTTCTTCCGCAAGCTGGAAAACCAGCACAAGCCCAAGTTCCTGTGGATAGGCTGCTCCGACAGCCGCGTGCCCGCTGACCAGCTCATAGGCGTCATGCCCGGCGAAGTCTTCGTGCACCGCAACATCTCCAACCAGGTCATAAATACCGACATAAACCTGATGTGCGTCCTGCAGTACGCCATCGACGTGCTCAAGGTGAAGCACATCATCGTCTGCGGTCATTACGGCTGCGGAGGCATCGACGCGGTCATGAAGGATCAGACCCCTGGCCTTTTGGCCCATTGGCTGGAAAACGTGCACGACCTGATGGAACGCAAGGGGCGGCCGAACCTCGATGACATGTGCGAACTCAACGTCAAGCTGCAGATCCGCAATCTGGCCCTGAACAGCATCGTTCGCAAGGCGTGGCAGCGTGGCCGCAACCTCTACCTGCATGGCTGGATCTATTCCGTGTCCAACGGCCTGATCCACGATCTGTGCATCACGCGCGGCCCGGACAAGCAGGAAAAAGAAGACATTGAAGCGGCGCTGCTTCTAAAACAACAGGGAACGCTGTAA
- a CDS encoding ABC transporter substrate-binding protein, whose translation MRKIFGFLSCLMLLASPVLAEDTIKLGAFFDLSGRASFIGTPSKLVAEMLVDKINAEGGIGGRKIELIIADTEGDPAKSANIATKFIFKDKVVALVGPTLTDTGMNVKKIVHSAKIPVVMTVGGDPVIMGGKFGPFDWIFKSPQRSKIAVERLFTYLKDKGLTKVALLSADDGFGKDGLRWMEELAPTFGIEMLIKESFGARDTDMTAQLTKAKNAGPQALIVWTTGPAGVISAKNVAQLGIDLPLFQCHGLPDPKYIELAGPASEGNRMPATKLMVVDELPDTDPQKAVIQEFVKLYIEKGYDKQFPINTHSGYAWDAIMLIAKAIEKAGTEPEALRAAIESTQNYVGISGIYNLTPEDHNGLDVDSMVMVQVKDGKFVLAD comes from the coding sequence ATGCGCAAGATTTTCGGTTTTCTAAGCTGTCTCATGCTGCTGGCTTCCCCGGTTCTGGCCGAGGACACCATCAAGCTGGGCGCGTTTTTCGACCTGTCGGGCCGGGCGTCTTTCATCGGCACTCCCAGCAAGCTTGTCGCCGAGATGCTCGTCGACAAGATCAACGCCGAAGGCGGGATCGGCGGCAGGAAGATCGAGCTGATCATCGCCGATACCGAAGGCGATCCGGCAAAATCCGCCAACATCGCCACCAAGTTCATCTTCAAGGACAAGGTCGTGGCCCTGGTCGGCCCGACTCTGACCGACACGGGCATGAACGTGAAGAAAATTGTCCACTCCGCCAAGATCCCCGTCGTCATGACCGTCGGCGGAGACCCGGTCATCATGGGCGGCAAGTTCGGCCCCTTTGATTGGATCTTCAAATCGCCCCAGCGCTCCAAGATCGCGGTCGAGCGCCTTTTCACCTATTTGAAAGACAAGGGCCTGACCAAGGTCGCCCTGCTTTCGGCCGATGACGGCTTCGGCAAGGACGGCCTGCGCTGGATGGAAGAGCTGGCTCCGACTTTCGGCATTGAAATGCTGATCAAGGAGTCCTTCGGCGCCCGCGACACGGACATGACCGCACAGCTGACCAAGGCCAAGAACGCAGGTCCCCAGGCCCTCATCGTCTGGACCACCGGTCCGGCCGGCGTCATCAGCGCCAAGAACGTGGCCCAGCTCGGCATCGACCTGCCCCTCTTCCAGTGCCACGGCCTGCCCGATCCCAAGTACATAGAGCTGGCCGGCCCGGCGAGCGAAGGCAATCGCATGCCCGCCACCAAGCTTATGGTCGTGGACGAACTGCCTGACACGGACCCGCAGAAGGCCGTAATCCAGGAATTCGTCAAGCTCTACATCGAGAAGGGCTATGACAAGCAGTTCCCCATCAATACCCACTCAGGCTACGCTTGGGACGCCATCATGCTCATCGCCAAGGCCATCGAGAAGGCCGGCACCGAACCCGAAGCCCTGCGCGCGGCCATTGAGAGCACGCAGAATTACGTAGGCATCTCGGGCATCTATAACCTGACCCCCGAAGACCACAACGGTCTGGACGTGGACTCCATGGTCATGGTTCAGGTCAAGGACGGCAAGTTCGTTCTGGCGGATTGA
- a CDS encoding ABC transporter, with translation MLTIKNLTAHYGAAQALFGIDMEVAAGQTVALVGANGAGKSTLLKCVMGLVKPTGGEILLDGKTVTGSSPARMVRHGLALSPEGREVFAQLSVLENLQLGAIPLSLAKAEETRRMEEIFTRFPKLKERRQQLAGTLSGGEQQMLAMGRALMAAPRLLLLDEPSLGLAPLITDEIFSIIHQLARAGTTIFIVEQNAARALSASDTAYLLAGGRIVEQGQSRDLLLDPSLRAAFLGAASHDNPSASRLGAAGLTNIRLEKPPMHKNFMPSFNSTEELKTHQLQGLKWTVRHAFEGSPAYRAKLEAAGITPDSIQSLDDLQRLPFTTTDDLRDGYPFPLRSVPFEQLVRVHASSGTTGKRKVLCYTQKDLDDWTDMFARCYQSAGVNSLDRVQIAVGYGVWTAGMGFQLGCEKVGAMAVPVGPGNIDMHIQFLLDFQSTVFCSTASMALLMAEEIHKRGIADKIAVRKIIYGSERSSRSMRKKISELFGGAELFDITGLTELYGPGAGIECSDHDCIHYWSDYYLMEILDPQTLKPLPDGEWGEMVITTLCKEGSPLIRYRTRDITRIIPDACTCGSIMPRHSRIKGRSDDTIKFRGVNIYPSSIDTILSAVPGLGSEYQIHLTRDDGGRDNLRLVIERAEGVPSGRSPELAHEAGHQIKKQLMVTVDLELVDYGSLPRSERKSQRVFDSRIQDEIV, from the coding sequence ATGCTGACCATAAAAAATCTGACGGCGCATTACGGAGCTGCCCAGGCCCTGTTCGGAATCGACATGGAGGTCGCGGCCGGGCAGACCGTGGCTCTGGTGGGGGCCAACGGCGCGGGCAAGAGCACCCTGCTCAAATGCGTGATGGGCCTGGTCAAGCCTACCGGCGGAGAGATCCTCCTCGACGGCAAGACCGTTACCGGCTCAAGCCCCGCGCGCATGGTCCGCCACGGACTGGCCCTGTCCCCCGAAGGGCGAGAGGTGTTCGCCCAGCTCTCGGTGCTGGAGAACCTGCAGCTCGGCGCGATCCCCTTGAGCCTGGCCAAGGCCGAGGAAACCCGGCGCATGGAAGAGATCTTCACCCGCTTTCCAAAGCTCAAGGAACGACGGCAGCAACTGGCCGGAACCCTGTCCGGCGGCGAACAGCAAATGCTGGCCATGGGCCGGGCGCTGATGGCGGCGCCCCGCCTGCTGCTTCTGGACGAACCCAGCCTGGGCCTGGCTCCTCTCATCACGGACGAAATCTTTTCCATTATCCACCAGCTCGCCCGGGCCGGCACGACCATCTTCATCGTCGAACAGAACGCCGCCCGCGCGCTGTCCGCCTCGGACACGGCCTATCTTCTGGCCGGGGGCCGCATCGTCGAGCAGGGCCAGAGCCGCGACCTGCTCCTGGACCCGTCCCTGCGCGCCGCCTTTCTGGGCGCGGCCAGTCACGACAACCCTTCCGCCAGCCGCCTTGGTGCGGCCGGGCTGACCAATATCCGTTTGGAGAAACCTCCCATGCACAAAAACTTCATGCCCTCCTTTAACTCTACGGAAGAACTCAAGACCCATCAGCTGCAAGGACTCAAATGGACGGTACGCCATGCCTTCGAAGGCTCCCCTGCCTACCGCGCCAAGCTGGAGGCGGCCGGGATCACGCCCGATTCGATCCAGAGCCTGGACGACCTGCAGCGCCTGCCCTTCACTACCACCGATGATCTGCGCGACGGCTATCCCTTCCCCTTGAGGAGCGTGCCCTTCGAGCAGCTGGTACGCGTGCATGCCAGCTCCGGCACCACGGGCAAGCGCAAGGTGCTCTGCTACACGCAAAAGGATCTCGACGACTGGACCGACATGTTCGCCCGCTGCTACCAGAGCGCGGGCGTCAATTCCCTGGACCGGGTTCAGATCGCCGTGGGCTACGGAGTCTGGACGGCGGGCATGGGCTTTCAGCTCGGCTGCGAGAAGGTCGGCGCCATGGCCGTGCCGGTGGGGCCCGGCAACATCGACATGCACATCCAGTTCCTGCTCGATTTCCAGTCCACGGTCTTCTGCTCCACGGCCTCCATGGCACTGCTCATGGCCGAAGAAATCCACAAGCGCGGCATCGCGGACAAGATCGCGGTCAGAAAGATCATCTACGGCTCCGAACGCTCCAGCCGATCCATGCGCAAGAAGATCTCCGAGCTCTTCGGCGGGGCCGAACTTTTCGACATCACCGGCCTGACCGAACTCTACGGCCCGGGCGCGGGCATCGAATGCTCCGATCACGACTGCATCCATTACTGGAGCGACTACTACCTGATGGAGATCCTCGATCCCCAGACGCTAAAGCCGCTGCCCGACGGCGAATGGGGAGAGATGGTCATCACCACCCTGTGCAAGGAGGGTTCGCCGCTGATCCGCTACCGCACCCGCGACATCACGCGCATCATCCCCGATGCCTGCACCTGCGGCAGCATCATGCCCAGGCATTCGCGCATCAAGGGCCGCTCCGACGACACCATCAAGTTCAGAGGCGTGAACATCTACCCCAGTTCCATTGACACCATCCTTTCGGCGGTGCCCGGCCTTGGCTCGGAATATCAGATCCACCTGACCCGGGACGACGGAGGGCGTGACAATCTGCGCCTCGTCATCGAACGCGCCGAAGGCGTGCCTTCGGGCCGAAGCCCCGAACTGGCGCATGAGGCTGGACATCAGATAAAGAAGCAGCTCATGGTCACGGTGGACCTCGAGCTGGTCGACTACGGCAGTCTGCCCCGTTCGGAACGCAAGAGCCAGCGGGTTTTCGACAGCCGGATTCAGGACGAGATCGTTTGA
- the livG gene encoding high-affinity branched-chain amino acid ABC transporter ATP-binding protein LivG (Part of the ABC transporter complexes LivFGHMJ and LivFGHMK involved in the high-affinity transport of branched-chain amino acids; LivFGHMK is specific for the transport of leucine, while LivFGHMJ is a transporter for leucine, isoleucine, and valine), with protein MLRLDGLSKFFGGLPALQNVCISVPAGQLTALIGPNGAGKSTLINCMTGVLSPSSGSIRFMDQEIAGLPAHRITRLGIHRTFQNLRLFPRLSVLDNVLTGLTCEGGESMFMAMLRLPYLRHRERQLRLRALEAMDQFGLADKANWPAGVLAYGDKKRVELARAIVGKPKLLLLDEPVAGLNAEETAAVGDQLKNLRRAGHTILLVEHDMDLVMNIADLVVVLDSGCCIATGTADEVRRNPLVLEAYLGRMEATA; from the coding sequence ATGCTGCGGCTTGACGGTCTGAGCAAATTTTTCGGAGGCCTGCCCGCACTGCAGAACGTTTGCATCAGCGTGCCCGCCGGACAGCTGACAGCCCTCATCGGCCCCAACGGCGCAGGCAAGAGCACGCTCATCAACTGCATGACCGGCGTGCTCTCCCCCTCAAGCGGGTCCATACGCTTCATGGACCAGGAAATCGCGGGGCTGCCGGCCCACCGCATCACGCGTCTCGGCATCCACCGCACTTTTCAGAACCTGCGTCTTTTCCCGCGTCTCTCGGTGCTGGACAACGTGCTGACCGGCCTGACCTGCGAAGGTGGCGAGTCCATGTTCATGGCCATGCTGCGCCTGCCCTATCTGCGGCATCGCGAGCGGCAGCTGCGGCTGCGGGCGCTTGAGGCAATGGATCAGTTCGGACTGGCCGACAAGGCCAACTGGCCCGCCGGAGTGCTGGCCTACGGTGACAAGAAACGGGTCGAGCTGGCGCGGGCCATTGTCGGCAAGCCCAAACTGCTCCTTCTCGACGAGCCCGTGGCCGGCCTCAACGCAGAAGAAACGGCGGCCGTGGGCGATCAGCTCAAGAACCTGCGCCGCGCAGGACACACCATTTTACTGGTCGAACACGACATGGACCTGGTCATGAACATCGCGGATCTGGTGGTGGTGCTGGACAGCGGCTGCTGCATCGCCACGGGCACGGCTGACGAAGTCCGCCGCAACCCGCTGGTGCTCGAAGCCTATCTTGGAAGAATGGAGGCCACGGCCTGA
- a CDS encoding branched-chain amino acid ABC transporter permease, producing the protein MTGRQNLLYFLSLHRTGIFVSLMAAALILFPYIEDNPYTLGLTNLIAINAIVVLGLNLFIGYAGQISLGHAAFFGLGAYGSAIATVTYGLPPWPSMFLVAVLVGLVALGVGIPVLRLSGHYLAMATLGLNYVVHTILLQWDEVTGGPSGFAGIPSLSVADVVFDDPVSLHYLLWGFTMACLLLCLNLVRSGVGRGLAALAGDETAAASLGVDTRAAKVKVFVLSAVLASLAGSLFAHCYSYVSPDTFGIFTSTDMVIMVVVGGMGSIWGSVFGAAFLTLLPEWMEVFDTYKDFVHGGILVLVLMFLPQGLITGLTDMIRVRLALWRRDHAAA; encoded by the coding sequence ATGACCGGCAGACAAAACCTACTCTACTTCCTCTCCCTGCACCGGACAGGAATCTTCGTATCCCTCATGGCCGCGGCCCTGATCCTCTTCCCCTACATCGAGGACAACCCCTACACCCTGGGCCTGACAAATCTCATCGCCATCAACGCCATCGTGGTCCTGGGCCTGAACCTGTTCATCGGCTATGCCGGACAGATCTCACTCGGTCATGCCGCTTTTTTCGGCCTTGGCGCCTATGGTTCGGCCATTGCCACCGTCACCTACGGGCTGCCCCCCTGGCCATCCATGTTTCTGGTCGCGGTGCTGGTGGGCCTGGTCGCCCTGGGCGTGGGCATCCCGGTCCTGCGCCTCTCGGGCCACTATCTGGCCATGGCCACGCTTGGACTGAACTACGTCGTGCACACCATCCTGCTGCAGTGGGACGAGGTCACGGGCGGCCCCAGCGGATTCGCGGGAATCCCCAGCCTGTCCGTGGCTGACGTGGTCTTCGATGATCCGGTCAGCCTGCACTATCTGTTGTGGGGATTCACCATGGCCTGCCTGCTGCTGTGCCTCAATCTGGTGCGCAGCGGCGTAGGCCGGGGCCTGGCCGCCCTGGCCGGAGACGAGACGGCGGCAGCGAGCCTGGGCGTCGATACCCGCGCCGCCAAGGTCAAGGTCTTCGTGCTTTCGGCCGTGCTCGCATCCCTGGCCGGGAGCCTTTTCGCCCACTGCTATTCCTACGTGAGCCCGGACACCTTTGGCATCTTCACCTCGACGGACATGGTCATCATGGTCGTGGTCGGCGGGATGGGCTCCATCTGGGGTTCGGTTTTCGGCGCGGCATTTCTGACCTTGCTCCCGGAATGGATGGAGGTCTTCGACACCTACAAGGATTTCGTGCACGGAGGCATTCTGGTGCTTGTTCTCATGTTTCTGCCGCAGGGCCTGATCACGGGCCTGACCGACATGATCCGGGTGCGGCTCGCCCTGTGGAGGCGCGACCATGCTGCGGCTTGA
- a CDS encoding branched-chain amino acid ABC transporter permease — translation MLYTDLLQFIFSGLTGGAIYALIALGFCVVSNTMGIVNFIQVDFVTLGGMFMFSALFALGLPTIPALVLAVCLVALVAMIVERVGLRPARSDNHLVLIFLTVGLSIILRGIIKIVWGKNRMAVPPLTPDVPVQILGASVLPQALWILGLTMIAIAVLTWFFHRTSLGLCMRAVASNPTAAAVVGIASGRIRLTSYAIAGALGGLAGVLVTPITTLNYDVGVLLGLKGFAAAILGGFGSFPGAILGGLGLGLLESLSAGYLSSAYKDVVAFVVLLLVLFVRPKGLLGK, via the coding sequence ATTTTGTACACAGATCTCCTGCAGTTTATTTTCAGCGGCCTGACAGGCGGTGCCATCTATGCGCTCATCGCCCTTGGCTTCTGCGTGGTCAGCAACACCATGGGCATCGTCAACTTCATCCAGGTCGATTTCGTTACCCTGGGCGGAATGTTCATGTTCTCGGCGCTCTTCGCCCTGGGACTGCCGACCATCCCGGCGCTTGTGCTGGCTGTCTGCCTCGTGGCCCTGGTGGCCATGATTGTCGAGCGGGTAGGCTTGCGCCCGGCAAGATCGGACAACCATCTGGTGCTCATCTTTTTGACCGTGGGCCTGTCCATCATTCTGCGCGGAATCATCAAGATCGTGTGGGGCAAGAACCGCATGGCGGTCCCCCCGCTGACCCCTGATGTTCCGGTCCAGATCCTGGGCGCGAGCGTCTTGCCCCAGGCCTTGTGGATCCTGGGCCTGACCATGATTGCCATCGCTGTCCTGACCTGGTTTTTTCACCGGACCTCGCTGGGCCTGTGCATGCGCGCCGTGGCCTCCAATCCCACGGCAGCGGCCGTAGTCGGCATTGCATCGGGCCGCATCCGCCTGACCAGCTACGCCATCGCCGGAGCCCTGGGCGGCTTGGCCGGAGTGCTGGTCACGCCCATCACCACGCTCAACTACGATGTAGGAGTGCTGCTGGGCCTCAAGGGATTCGCCGCCGCCATCCTCGGCGGCTTCGGCTCATTCCCCGGAGCCATCCTTGGCGGCCTGGGCCTTGGACTTCTGGAATCACTGTCCGCAGGATATCTTTCCAGTGCCTACAAGGATGTTGTCGCCTTCGTGGTCCTGCTGCTGGTCCTCTTCGTCCGCCCCAAGGGGTTGTTGGGCAAGTGA
- a CDS encoding histidine kinase — MNKERQALCAPGERLPLSDIEAQNARIGSHLGSQYFNFFPLPLLVYNSCRQIVFSNSAFYDLLGTKDVSSFLARRPGEAMACIYCETGKSGCGTSQHCSECGAMRAMLEAMSTREKAERECQLLCKDKHGATVARDLRVFASPWETGEGTYFVLTIIDISDEKRRQALERIFFHDILNSAGGARNLVDILLNEVPEDAREIAHMARSSLFALVDEIQKQKQLLSLERNEYAISRITLQGLEIVQSLIGEFSPHPKALDKHIHLDADSVNVTVFSDFSLLRRILVNMLINALEASPSGGIVTAGLRREEGMAVFRVSNSAVMSESVKLQVFKRSFSTKGSDRGLGTYSIKLLTENYLGGEGGVSSEEGKGTTFWVKLPALDDQR, encoded by the coding sequence ATGAACAAAGAACGTCAAGCCCTGTGCGCTCCCGGCGAACGTTTGCCCCTTAGCGATATAGAGGCGCAGAACGCCCGCATCGGCAGTCATCTGGGTTCACAATATTTCAATTTCTTTCCTTTGCCGCTTCTGGTCTACAACTCCTGTCGCCAGATCGTCTTCAGCAACAGCGCTTTCTATGATCTTCTGGGCACGAAGGATGTGAGTTCGTTTCTGGCCAGACGTCCTGGCGAGGCCATGGCCTGCATCTACTGCGAAACCGGAAAAAGCGGCTGCGGAACGTCCCAGCACTGCAGTGAGTGCGGTGCGATGCGGGCGATGCTTGAGGCCATGTCCACCAGGGAAAAGGCCGAGCGCGAATGCCAGCTGCTGTGCAAGGATAAGCACGGCGCCACCGTGGCCCGGGATTTGCGGGTTTTCGCGTCACCCTGGGAAACCGGGGAGGGAACATACTTCGTTCTGACTATTATTGACATCAGCGATGAGAAACGGCGCCAGGCACTGGAGCGGATTTTCTTTCACGACATTTTGAATTCCGCCGGAGGGGCCAGAAACCTTGTCGACATCCTTCTGAACGAAGTCCCCGAGGACGCCCGGGAGATCGCGCACATGGCCCGGTCCTCACTCTTTGCCCTGGTCGACGAGATTCAGAAGCAGAAACAGCTCTTGTCCCTGGAGAGAAATGAATACGCGATCTCCAGGATCACGCTGCAGGGGCTTGAGATCGTTCAATCGTTGATCGGAGAATTTTCTCCCCATCCCAAGGCCCTCGACAAGCACATCCATCTTGACGCGGACAGCGTCAACGTGACCGTGTTTTCGGATTTTTCGCTTTTGCGCAGGATTCTGGTCAACATGCTCATCAATGCCCTGGAGGCCAGCCCTTCGGGGGGAATCGTAACCGCCGGCCTGCGTCGCGAAGAGGGCATGGCGGTGTTCCGGGTCTCGAATTCTGCCGTCATGTCCGAATCGGTCAAACTTCAGGTCTTCAAGCGGTCTTTCTCGACCAAGGGGAGTGATCGGGGACTGGGAACGTATTCCATCAAATTGCTGACGGAGAATTATCTTGGCGGGGAGGGCGGGGTTTCATCGGAAGAAGGCAAAGGCACGACCTTCTGGGTAAAACTGCCTGCCCTGGATGACCAGCGCTGA
- a CDS encoding chemotaxis protein CheR, whose translation MYDANGQAAPLMTDKELKQFSEFIYSELGIKITQTKKTMLQARLQRRLRTLSIRSYGEYLDYLQTLKGLEVELPQMVDAVTTNTTSFFREPKHFEYLAQNILPQWQRKHPGQTFAVWNAGCSSGEEPYTTAMTLMDYHERINPLRFTIVATDISTDILRKAARAVYEDERIGTIPVEFRRKYLLRSKDRSKRVVRIIPELRETVSFRRLNFMDDFQFREKMDLIFCRNVMIYFDKKTQHELVQKFCNHLEPGGHLFIGHSESLAGSDLPLKQLAPATYMRI comes from the coding sequence ATGTACGACGCGAACGGCCAGGCCGCTCCCCTCATGACCGACAAGGAACTCAAGCAGTTCAGCGAGTTCATCTATTCGGAGCTGGGCATCAAGATCACCCAAACCAAGAAGACCATGCTGCAGGCGCGCCTGCAGCGGCGGCTGCGTACACTGAGCATAAGGTCCTACGGGGAGTATCTTGACTATCTACAGACTTTGAAAGGGCTTGAGGTCGAGTTGCCCCAGATGGTCGACGCGGTGACCACCAACACGACCAGCTTCTTCCGCGAACCGAAGCATTTCGAATATTTGGCCCAGAACATCCTGCCGCAGTGGCAAAGAAAGCACCCCGGCCAGACCTTCGCCGTCTGGAACGCGGGCTGTTCCTCGGGGGAGGAACCATACACAACGGCCATGACGCTCATGGACTACCATGAACGGATAAACCCTCTGCGTTTCACCATAGTGGCCACGGACATATCCACGGATATTCTGAGAAAAGCCGCACGCGCCGTATATGAGGATGAAAGAATCGGGACCATCCCGGTGGAGTTCAGACGCAAGTATCTGCTGCGCAGCAAGGACAGAAGCAAGCGGGTCGTGCGCATCATCCCGGAATTGCGCGAAACGGTCAGCTTCAGACGGCTCAATTTCATGGATGATTTCCAGTTCCGCGAGAAAATGGACCTGATCTTCTGCCGCAACGTCATGATCTATTTCGACAAGAAGACCCAGCACGAGCTGGTCCAGAAATTCTGTAACCACCTCGAACCGGGCGGACATCTGTTCATCGGCCATTCCGAGAGTCTGGCCGGGTCGGACCTGCCGCTCAAGCAGCTGGCCCCGGCCACCTACATGCGTATCTGA